The Mucilaginibacter sp. PAMB04168 genome contains the following window.
ACGATTTGAGCGAGGCAATGCAATTCAGCAATCAATACGCCCCCGAACACCTGATACTCGCCACTGAAAGCTGGCAGCAGATAACGGAAAGCATTATTAACGCTGGCTCAGTATTTTTAGGCAACCAAACGCCTGAAAGTGTGGGTGATTATGCATCGGGCACTAACCATACGCTGCCAACCAGTGCTTACGCCAAGGCCTACTCAGGGGTTTCCGTTGATTCGTTTGTGAAGAAGATTACCTTTCAACACCTAACACCCGAGGGTTTAAAAGCCATCGGTCCGCATGTGGAGATACTGGCCGATTTGGAAGGCCTGCATGCACATAGAAATGCGGTAAGTGTAAGGATGCAATCAGAAGTTAACTAAACACTATGGCAATGAACGGAGCCATAATGAGCAAATCATGACTACCATGTTCGACATCAATAATATCTTAAGAGAAAATATAAAGAACTTGAAGCCTTATTCATCAGCTCGTGATGAATTTCAGGGCGAGGCCAGCGTATACCTTGATGCCAATGAAAATGCATTCGGATCGCCTTTGGACCAGAACTACAACCGCTATCCCGACCCGCTACAGTATGCCGTAAAAAAGCGCTTAAGCGAAATTAAAGGCGTACCACCGCGTAACATCTTTTTAGGGAACGGCAGCGACGAAGCTATCGACATTCTATTCCGAAGCTTTTGCAACCCAGGTACCGACAACGTAATATTGGTACCCCCAACCTACGGCATGTACGAGGTATCGGCTAATATTAATGACGTTGCAACCCGGAAGGTTAACTTAACTGATGATTACCAGTTAAATTTAGATGGCATAGCCGAGGCAATTGATGGCCAAACCAAAATTATCTTTGTTTGCTCACCTAACAACCCAACCGGTAATTCTATTAACCGCGATGACATTGAAACGCTGCTATCTAACTTTAACGGCCTGGTAGTGGTTGATGAAGCTTATATCAACTTTAGCCGTCAAAAAACATTTATACAGGAACTAACGGAATATGCTAACCTCATTGTTTTGCAAACCCTGTCTAAAGCCTGGGGACTGGCCGGTTTACGTGTAGGCATGGCCTTTGCCAGCGAAGAAATTATTGAGGTAATGAACCGCGTTAAGCCACCGTACAACATCAACGAGGCTTCGCAGCAATTGGCTTTGCAAGCCTTGCAAAACACCGAGCAGGTAAACAGCTGGATCAAAGAAACTTTGGCCGAGCGTGATAAACTGGTACTCCAACTGAAAGACCTTGATTTTGTGGTGGATATTTATCCCTCAGATGCTAACTTTATATTAGTTAAAACCACCGACGCCAAAGGCATATACAATTTCCTGGTACAAAACGGCATCATTGTGCGCGACCGCTCTAAGGTAGAATTATGCGAAGGCTCGTTGCGCATTACAGTAGGTACCCCACAGGAAAACATTACCCTCATTAACACTTTACAAAACTTTAAATGAGCAATCTTAAAAAAGTGTTGTTTATAGACCGCGATGGCACCATGATTAGCGAGTGTGCCGATGAGCAGATCGACTCTTTTGATAAATTGACGTTCTATCCTGGTGCGCTTACCTACTTGCCCCGCATAGCTAAAGAGCTGGATTACGAGCTGGTGATGGTAACTAATCAGGATGGCTTGGGTACGACTGCTCATCCGGATGAGAACTTCTTCCCTGTGCATGAGCTTATAATGAAAACTTTCGCGAACGAGGGTGTTAACTTTGAGGCCACTTTTATTGACCGCACTTTTGCAGCCGATAATGCGCCTACCCGCAAGCCTGGCACAGGCATGCTTACTCAATATCTCGACACCGAGAAGTATGACCTGGCTAACTCTTTTGTAATAGGCGATCGGCTGAACGATGTACTGCTGGCAAAAAACCTGGGCGCTAAAGCCATTTGGATAAACGATGGCATAGGTATGGGTGCTAAAGAATTTACCACAGAAGAAATAGCCGCTATAAACGCTACTATCGGTATTAAAACTACCGAGTGGCAAAAAGTATATGAGTTTTTAAAAGTGGGCAAACGTGTTATTGAGCACCGCCGTACCACCAAGGAGACCGATATATACATTAAAATAGATTTAGATGGCACGGGCGAGGCTAAAGTAAATACCGGCCTCCACTTCTTCGACCACATGCTTGATCAGATTGCCCGTCATGGTAGTGTTGATCTGGAAGTAGTGGCTAAAGGAGATTTGCATATCGATGAGCATCATACTATTGAAGATACCGGTATTGCCTTAGGAGAAGCTATGGCAACTGCATTGGGCAACAAGCGGGGTATTGAGCGTTACGGCTTCTGTTTACCTATGGACGATTGCCTGGCACAAGCTGCTATTGATTTTGGCGGCCGTAACTGGCTGATGTGGGAAGCGGACTTTAAGCGTGAAAAAGTGGGCGATATGCCTACCGAGATGTTTTATCATTTCTTTAAATCGTTTACCGACGCTGCTAAATGCAATTTAAATATAAAAGCTGAAGGGTATAACGAACATCATAAAATAGAAGCTATATTTAAAGCTTTTGCCAAAGCCATTAAAATGGCTGTGCGCAGAGATGTAAATAATATGGTTCTACCCAGTACCAAGGGCGTACTGTAATCGGCTAAGGAGAATATTAAATAATGGAAGTTACGGAAAAACAAGACTCCGAAATACAAAGTTCACCTTCCCGGCCAAATGCCTCCAACAGCATAGGCATCGTTAGGTATGGTGCAGGAAATATTTTTTCGCTTACGTCTGCGCTCGACAGATTGAATATTCCGTATGGCATGATACACACCGAAGCCGACTTTGAACACTACGAGCGATACATCATTCCGGGTGTAGGCCATGCCGGAGCAGCCATGAACAAGTTGGAGCAAACCGGTCTTGTGCCAGCTATTAAAGCCCTTAAAAAACCAACACTGGGCATCTGCGTGGGCATGCAGTTAATGACAGCTTATTCTGAAGAAGGTAATGCCGATTTACTGAATATTTTTCCGAACAAGACATTGCGTTTTAAAGATAACGAGCACTATAAAGTGCCGCATACCGGCTGGAACCGCGTATTACAAGATAAAGAGAACCCGTTATTCAACGGCATACCCAATGGCGCACATTTTTATTTTGTGCACTCCTACTACATTGAGCACAGTAATTTATTTACCTTGGCTTCAACTAATTACACCTTAAAGTATTCGGCATCAATTTGGCATGACAACTTTTATGGCGTACAATTTCACCCCGAAAAATCGGGTGTGTTTGGGGAAAAATTATTAGCAAACTTTTCAAAAATATAAAGGCATGTATATTATTCCTGCTATTGACATTCTGAACAAAAAAGTTGTTCGGTTACGTGAAGGCGATTATGAACAGGTAACGCAGTATGATGTGAGCCTTGAAGAAATGATTGAGCGCTACCAGTCTATCGGTACCGAACTCATCCATATTATTGATTTGAATGGCGCCAAAGGCGATTTCAGTAACCAACAATATCTGTTTGATGTAATTAAAAAAACAGATATGAAAATTCAATATGGTGGTGGCATCCGCAGTATTGAAAAAGTTCAGGAGCTCACAGATGCAGGCATAGCCCGTGTAATAGTAGGCACGCAAGCTATCAGTAATCCAACTTTTTTAGATGAACTGAGCAAAGCCATGTGTGGCCAAAGCAAGTGTTCTGACAAAATTGTGGTAGCTATTGATGTGCTTGATGAAGTAATCAAATACTCGGGTTGGATGGAAAGCTCGCCTATTAAACTGATTGATTATGTTGACCGCTGCCTGCACCTGGGCTTTTACCGTTTTTTGTGTACGGATATTAACAAAGACGGTAAACTAGGTGGTGCAGGTGTAGAGCTGTACAAAAAATTATTGAGCCACTCTCCTTTTATTAAGCTTATAGCGTCTGGTGGCGTTAGCTCCATGAAAGACATTGAGCAACTTAACAAGATAAAAGTAGAAAGCTGTGTGGTTGGAAAAGCCATCTATGAAAATCGCATCACCATTGACGATGTGAAAAACTGGAACTTAAAATCGTTAATATCGATATAAAGCACAACCTGAAAATACCAACCAACCTGTCATTTCGAGTGTGAGAACTTTTTTAAGTGCTAAGTTAATCAGCAAGAAAAGAAAGGCTCGTTACTTAATTTGATGGCAGGTTATAATAGCATTTTGCTTTGCAAGAGATAAAAGAAAATCTAAACTCGCCCTTTACAAAGCCGATGGCATCTAGCCTCGCCAAACGCATTATTCCCTGCCTTGACGTTAAGGACGGACGCACGGTTAAAGGCGTAAACTTTGTTGACCTACGTGATGCCGGCGACCCTGTTGAGCTGGCCTGGAACTACTCCCAGCAAGGTGCTGACGAACTGGTTTTTTTGGACATTACAGCTACGCACGAAAAACGCAAAACCCTGATAGAACTGGTTAAAGCTGTGGCCCGCCAAATTAACATCCCATTTACGATAGGCGGTGGCATTAACGAAATTGCTGACGCCGACGCACTGTTAAACGCCGGTGCCGATAAAATATCAATCAACTCGGCCGCTGTACGTAACTCAGCGCTGATTGATGAACTGGCAGCAGCTTTTGGTGTGCAGTTTGTTATTGTAGCGGTAGATACACGTCATATTGGCAATACCAATATTGTACACCTGAACGGTGGCCGCATAGCCACAGATAAGGAAACGCTAAGCTGGATTAAGGAGGCTGAAAGCCGTGGAGCAGGTGAAATTTTGCTTACTTCTATGGATCATGATGGAACAAAGGCTGGTTTTGATAACACTCTTTTAAAAGTGGTAAATGATGCCGTGCGTATCCCGGTTATTGCATCTGGTGGTGCAGGTAACGTGCAGCACTTCATAGATGTGTTTGAACAAACAAATGTAGATGCTGCCTTGGCCGCTTCAGTTTTCCATTACGGCGAAATTTTGATACCGGATTTAAAAGAGAGTTTAAGAACGCGTCAAATAGAAGTAAGATAAAACATAACTTAGATCATGCGGAACGTGAGTGATTGCTCTCTTTCAACATGTTTAACTGATGACAAATGCAAGAAGGCAACGCTTATTCCTGCAATACTTAAGAATCAATAATGCAAATAGATTTCACCAAATCACCCGATGGCTTAGTGCCGGTGGTTATACAGGACGTACAGACGTTAGAAGTGCTGATGCTGGGCTACATGAACAAGGATGCCTATAATAAAACAGTGCAAGAAAACATTGTCACGTTCTACTCCCGCTCAAAGAACCGTTTATGGACTAAAGGCGAAACCAGCAATAACTTTTTGCATGTCGTAAGCATTCATCTCGATTGTGATAACGACACCATCCTGATAAAAGCTAAAGCCGATGGGCCTACCTGTCATACCGGCGCACGCAGCTGCTTCCAAACCACCTATAACCAAAATTTCATTTTGGAACTGGAAAATATTATTGAGGACCGTTACACTAATCCGCAAGAAGGTTCGTACATCAACAAACTGCGAGGCAAAGGTCTTAATAAAATAGCTCAAAAAGTAGGCGAAGAAGGTGTAGAAACCGTTATAGCTGCCCTGGCAGAAACCGAAACCGACTTGATTAATGAGGCATCAGACCTTGTATTCCACCTACTGGTGTTGCTTCGCGAAAAGGGTTTGAAGTTAGAAACTATTGCCAAAAATCTGGAGCAAAGGCATAAATAACTGTTTAGTGTTTCATTAGTGCATCCGTTCACTATTTTTTATAGCCCTTTCTGAGTTACTAACGAACCAAACACGCTAATGAACAAATTAAATGAAAGTAGAAAAGTCATTTGAATTATCCGGACATCAGAACCCCATTTTTGCGTTAGAACTTTCGCAAAAGTCTGGAATTTTGTTCAGCGCGGGGAATGATAAAGGTTTAGTGGAGTGGGGCTTGGAAAAACAGACCTTCATTAAAGTTATGTTCCCGGTAGTAGCTTCGGTGTATGCTATTCATTGCCCTACCGGCTTTCCGTTAATGTTTGCCGGTCTACGTAACGGTCAAGTATTAGTTTTCGATTTTATTGAGCAGAAGATTACCGGTATACTAAAACAGCATACCAAACCTATATTTGATATTAAATCTGTTAAAGGAAAGCAAGAACTGCTTGTGGCATCTGAAGATGGCACGGTAAGCATTTGGAACTTGAATACCTTTGAACTGATACATACCATACAGATATCAACTGATACAGTTCGGAGCATCAGCATTTCGCCCGATGAAACGCAGGTTGCCTTTGGATGCAGGGATAGTTCGATAAAGATTTATAGCCTGCATGATTATGGCTTTATCAGCACATTAAGTGATCATACCATGGCAGTGTTCACAGTTCAGCATTCGCCCGATGGCCAGCACCTTGTATCGGGAGCACGTGATGCACAAATAAAGATTTGGAACGCTTCAGATCTTACCTTACAACAAAGCATTGCAGCACACCTATTTGCCGTAAACCATATCGTCTTTCATCCTACGGAGCCTTATTTTGCATCCGCCAGTATGGATAAAAGCATTAAAATTTGGGGCGCTGATGACTTTAAACTTTACAAAATCATCAGCCGGGAGAAAGGCTACGCCAGCCACCAGTTGTCTGTCAATAAATTAGCTTGGAACGGTAACCAACTAATTTCAACCGGCGATGACAAGCGCATTATTGCCTGGGATATTGCTTTCTAACTAAAGTATTCGCTTGATAATGCGCAGCTTGTGCGTATGCTTTTTAAACTCTTCCGAATATATCCCTTGACCGTCTATAGCTTCTATTTTAACCCGGCCCGATGAATGGATAATTTGCTCGCTGTTGAGCATTATACCAACATGCACAATCCGCCCTTCGTCGTTATCAAAAAAGGCCAGATCGCCGGCTTGTGCCGATGGCAAAAAGTCAACGGCCGTGCCCTGCTCTACCTGCTGACTGGCATCTCGCCTTAACTGTATACCATGTTGCTTGTATACTGCCTGCACAAAGCCCGAGCAGTCAATGCCAAAATGGGTACGGCCGGCCCATAAATAAGGCGTGTTTAAATAAGTCTTGGCAGTAGCAATCAGATCCGCCTCCCGGTCACCCGGGTCATTTATACCAAACACTTCGTTATTTATCCAGCTACTGCCATTTTCGTAAAAAGGCAAGTTACTGCCCGCAGGCAGGTACAATAAGCTGTTATCGCTTTGCTTATTAGCTATGGTTACAGGCTGTGTAGTAAATATAACATCAGTTTGCTGCAGAGAAAGGTAATCCTCATAATTTAACAGTGATACCTGATTGCTGCTAATCCAACCTTCATAAGCATCATGGGCGGTTACAATTTTCACCCACTTATCCTGCCGTTCTAATAACTCGTAAGTTTCACCGAATAACAACTGCGACACCATTTCGCTTCTATCGCTGCCCTCAGCCCTTATGGGTATTATTGCTAACTTACTTATGCCGTATTCCATGCTGCTAATTTATAATTACTTCCCGGTAAACAAAAAAGGGACACTGTTTGAGTATCCCTTTTAAAAATAAATTTTGTTGTGTTTAACCTTCCATGTGTAGCCACTGCTTTTTAGCAATCAGCTCCTCTTGAGTCTCACGAACATTTTCGTCGTCTACGCAGCAATCTACCGGGCAAACAGCAGCACATTGTGGCTCGTCATGAAAACCTACGCATTCGGTACATTTGTCTGGAACGATATAATATATATCATCCGATATTGCGGCTTGCGCTTCATCAGCGCTTAGCGTGTTTCCATCACCAAAATCAATAACACCTTTAAGCTCAGTACCGTCCGAAAAACGCCAGCTGGCTCCGGCATCGTAAATTGCGTTATTTGGGCATTCCGGCTCACATGCTCCGCAGTTAATACATTCGTCTGTGATTACAATTGCCATATATCTTTAGCTCTATATCTTATTATTCTGTTTACCTTTGCCTTTTTGAAAAGGCTTGCAAATATAACAAAAAAAACGTTTGCTGGTTTCCACATCTGTATAGTATATATGTCAATTTTCAACAAGTCATATTTAATCCAAATACTGGCCAATTTGGGCAGGCAATTGCTTAATCCCGATGCTACATTGCAGCAGCTGGTAGAAAGTGAACGCAATATAAACCCCTGGTTCACGCCTGAGAGTGTGCAGCAGGCCATACAGGCAACAGGCTTATCTTTAACCGAAAATAACCTTGGGCAATGGCTGAACCACTATCAGCTTAAAGAACATGCTTCTAAAAAAGTTGGGTTAATACTTGCAGGCAACATCCCATTGGTGGGTTTTCATGATGTGCTTTGTGTATTTGCAAGCGGCAATATTGCGCTTATAAAAGCGTCATCACAAGATGCACGATTAATTAAGTATGTTTTACAATTGCTGGTAAATATTGAACCGCAATTAGCCGGCAGCTACCAGTTTATTGAACGCCTGGAAGGTTTTGATGCTATTATAGCTACAGGAAGCAACAACACTTCTAGATATTTTGAATACTACTTTGGCAAAGTGCCTAACATTATACGCAAGAACCGGAACAGTATCGCATTTTTAACTGGCCAGGAAAGTACTGAACAGCTACATGAGCTTGGAAAAGATATTTTTGATTACTACGGCTTAGGTTGCCGTAACGTATCAAAACTTTTGGTGCCTAAAGGCTATAACTTCATCCCGTTTTTTGAAGCCATTGAAGATTATCACCACATTGCACAGCATCACAAGTACCACAACAACTACGATTATAACAAAGCAATATACCTGGTAAACAGAGATAAGCACCTCGACAATGGTTTTTTATTGGTAAAGGAAGACACCCGCTTAGCCTCTCCCCTGGCCGTACTTTATTACGAAGAGTATGAGGACTTAGATGCAGCAGAAGCACTTTTAAGGGAACAGAGGGAACAGATACAATGTATAGTGAGTACGGTAAATTTGCCTGTTAAAGTACAGGTGGTTGATTTTGGTAAGAGCCAGCAGCCTGCGCTTTGGGATTATGCCGACGGAATTGATACAATGGAGTTCTTGTCTAATCTTTAAAAATACGTACTTTTGAAGGGCATGTATATCATCAAAGTAAAAGGCGTTGCCAAAATACCCGACTATGTGCAGTTACGCGATGAGCAATTTACACTCCTGGCCTATTTTAGGGTAGACAGACCTGATAAATCGCTGGACAAGGTTGGGTTGGGCGATAAGGCCGATTACATTATGAACCTGATAAAAGACCTGCCTTTTGGCCAGATATTGAAACTTGAATTATAAAAGTAAATGATTGGAAATTCCGTTATAAAACTGCAAGGCGTTGATATTTTTCAGCAAAAGCACCTGGTATTGTCTGATGTAAACCTGCATATCGATAAAGGCGATTTTGTTTGGCTTATCGGTCAGACCGGCTCGGGTAAAAGCAGTTTACTTAAAGTAATTTATGGCGATTTAAATATTACTACTGGTGAAGGACATGCCGGGGGTTACGATTTAAAGAAGCTGGCTACCAGGGATGTTCCTTACCTACGCCGTAAGCTGGGCATTGTATTTCAGGATTTTCAATTATTAACCGACCGAACTATAGAGCAAAACTTACACTTTGTAATGAAAGCCACCGGTTGGAAAGATAAAAAGCTAATTGCAGACCGTATCCGTGATGTACTGGAAAAAGTAGGCCTGCGTTCAAAAATAAAAAAGATGCCGCATGAACTTTCGGGCGGCGAGCAGCAACGTGTAGTAATTGCGCGAGCTTTACTAAACGATCCTGAAATTATATTGGCTGATGAGCCAACCGGCAACCTGGATCCGGACACATCCGAGGAAATTGTAATGCTCCTGAAACAGATCAGCCTATCAGGCACTGCGGTGGTCGTTGCAACGCATGATTACCATATCATCCGTACTTTTCCATCTCGCATTATCAAATGCGAATCAGGCAAAGTACTGGAGGACGTTCAGATAGCATAATTTAGGGGCTAGTTTAAGGTTAATAAGCGTTGCATTCCCTTGCAAGCTCTCCTTCGCAAGTTGTAACATGCTACTGACAACCCCTGTTATATAACTGACAACACACAACGGATTATGGCCGCTGGCAGAATCCGGAGAGACATTTCTACCCAATTTGTCGAATACCTACTGACAGGCTGACCGCTTTGCGGCTATGGCAAGGTACTTGATTTGCAACATTATCATGAACTTTAAAGACATGTTTAACAAGAATAAGAAGCAGGATACACCTGATACAGAAGATTTAAACGAAGTGAACACGGAGAATACCACACCTGAAGAACAAGCCGAAAATCCATTGGCTGATGAATTAAACGTAAATGCTGAAGAAGTTAAAGCTGAACTATCGGCAGAGGCAAAGCTAAAGGAAGACCTGGCACAAGCTAATGATAAATATTTACGCTTGTACGCTGAGTTTGACAATTTTAAGCGCCGCACTACTAAAGAGCGTGTGGAGCTATTACAAACTGCTGGTAAAGAAGTAATTGTATCTATGCTACCTGTGCTGGATGATTTTGAAAGAGCTATTAAAGCAATGGAAAACGCACAGGATGTAAACGCTGTAAAAGAAGGCGTACTCCTGGTACAGTCTAAGCTTAAAAATATTCTGACTCAAAAAGGTCTTAAGGAAATGGAAGCTACAGGAACCACCTTTGATGCTGACATTCATGAAGCAATTACCAATATACCTGCACCTACCGATGACCTTAAAGGTAAAGTAGTTGATCAACTAGAAAAAGGTTACTACCTAAATGATAAGGTAGTACGTTTTGCTAAAGTAGTAGTGGGCGCTTAATTAGTTAGTAAGTAGTTAGGTTATTTTGTTATTAGGAGGTTGCTGCCTGAGCTTTTATGTTACTAATTGCTGGCACTTGCTTAATAATTCAATAACGTAATAACCAAAATATTATGTCAAAAAGAGATTATTACGACGTACTTGGGGTTTCACGCGGGGCCAGTGAGGACGAGATCAAGAAAGCCTACCGTAAGATGGCCATTAAGTATCACCCGGATAAAAACCCGGGTGATAAGGCCGCAGAGGAAGCTTTTAAAGAAGCAGCCGAAGCTTATGAGGTATTGAGCAAGCCCGACAAGCGCCAGCGTTACGACCAGTTTGGCCATGCAGCTAATGCACAATCGCCTAATGGCGGTGGTTACGGCGGTGGAGGCATGAATATGGATGACATATTCAGTCAGTTTGGCGATATATTTGGCGGCGGCAGTCCATTTGAAGGTTTTTTCGGTGGAGGCGGCGGTCGTCAGCAAGGTGGTGGAGGCAGGCGTGTAGCCCGTGGCAGCAACCTGCGCATTAAAGTTCGTTTAACCCTTGAAGAAATTGCAAATGGGGTTGAAAAAAAGATAAAAGTAAACAAACAGGTTTTATGTAATACCTGCGATGGTACAGGTGCTAAAGACAAATCGTCTTTTCAAACTTGTAAAACATGTGGCGGCTCAGGTGCAGTACGCCGGGTAACCAATACCATTTTGGGTCAGATGCAGACTACCAGCACCTGCCCTACCTGTAATGGCGAAGGCTCAACCATCACCTCAAAATGCAACGTTTGCCATGGCGATGGTGTAGTTAGAGGAGAAGAAACCATCAGCATTAACATACCTGCCGGCGTGAGTGAAGGCATGCAATTGAGCATGAGTGGCAAAGGTAACGCAGCGCCACGCGGCGGTGTACCCGGCGACCTGATCATACTGATTGAGGAAGTACAGCACGAGACACTAAAACGCGATGGCCACAATGTGATCTATGATATGCACATCAACTTTGTTGACGCCGCACTAGGTACTAGTGTTGAAGTGCCAACCATTGATGGAAAAGCCAAAATTAAAATAGAGCCTGGTACTCAGGGTGGGAAAATCCTGCGCTTGAAGGGTAAAGGCGTGCCTGAAGTAAATTCCTATCACCGTGGCGATCAGTTGGTGCATATCAACATCTGGACACCCAAAGCTTTGAGCCGTGAAGAACGCGATCTGCTAGAAAAGCTGCAAAACTCTCCTAATTTTAAACCCAATCCGGGCAAAAATGAGAAAAGCTTTTTCGAACGGATGAAGGAATACTTCGAGTAAGCTTTAGAAACAAGAATTGAAAGTTCGAATCTAAAACTATAAGTCGTGGTTGAACGACAGAAAGCCTGAAGAATTTTTCTTCGGGCTTTCTTATTTATAAATGGTCACAGATTGTAACAAAATAGTCATCTTATTATCTAAACATTAATCTTATCTTCATAAACTTAAACTATACTGACCCCAACACACATGCTTAGCATCAGAAACATTGTGAAACAATACGCCGGTCATAAGGCGTTGAACGATGTGAGCCTGGAAGTTACCAGCGGGCAAATATTTGGTCTTTTAGGTCCAAATGGCGCAGGCAAAACTTCGCTCATCCGTATCATTAATCAAATCACTGCGCCCGACTCAGGTGAAATTTACTTCGACGGTGAAAAATTAAACCAATCGCATATTGAACGTATAGGCTACATGCCCGAAGAACGTGGCCTTTATAAAAAAATGGCCATTGGCGAACAAATTGTATACCTGGCCCGACTGAAAGGATTGAGCCATGCCGAAGCAACCAAACGTATAAAGTATTGGTTCGAGAAACTGGAAATTGAAAGCTGGTGGAACAAAAAGGTCGAGGAGCTATCAAAAGGTATGCAACAAAAAGCACAGTTTGTAGCCACAGTTTTGCACGAGCCCGATTTGATTATCCTGGATGAGCCGTTCAGTGGTTTTGACCCGGTAAATGCAGAATTAATTAAAGATGAAATACTGGAGCTAAACCGCAAAGGTGCTACCATCTTGTTCTCTACGCACCGTATGGAATCGGTTGAGGAACTTTGTAATTCTATTGCCCTGATCCATAAATCTAACAAGATACTGGACGGTCGCGTGAAAGACATCCGTAACTCTTATCGCAGCAACACCTTTTTGATCGAATATAACGGTGAAAAACTTGCTTTAAACGGTACAGAGCCATTTGCCCTGGTTGATGAAACAACTACCGAAGATGACAGTCACATCATCCGGCTTAAGTTAAACGAGAGCACCAGCTCAAATGACGTACTGCAGTACCTTATTTCAAAAGTTAGTGTAATCCGTTTGCAAGAGGTTATTCCGAGCGTTAACGAAATCTTTATTAAAAACGTAAATCAAATTGGCTAAGCTATGAACAAAGTTTTCCTTATCATACAAAGAGAATATATATCACGCGTTCGCAAAAAAGCCTTTTTGGTGACCGTATTTTTAGTGCCGGCACTTTTATTGGCTATGTACGCTGTAATGTACCTTATTTACAAAAACAGCAGCGAACTGAATACCACACGGGTAGTAAAGGTAGTTGATGATACCGGTGTTTTTGCCGATAAACTACACGCTGGTAAAAACATCAAATTCCAACGCTCGACATTGCCTTTAGCAGCAGCCAAGAAAGCACTAAAGAAAGATCACGAGCAAATACTGCTGTATATTCCTAAAAATTACGAGGAGGCAAAAGGTGTACAAATTTTATCGGAGAAGAAACCAAGCATTATGGTGACTACAGCAATTGAGCACCAGATGAATGAAATATCAACTAACAACAAGATGGTGGCTGCCGGTATTGATACTGCCC
Protein-coding sequences here:
- the hisC gene encoding histidinol-phosphate transaminase, whose translation is MTTMFDINNILRENIKNLKPYSSARDEFQGEASVYLDANENAFGSPLDQNYNRYPDPLQYAVKKRLSEIKGVPPRNIFLGNGSDEAIDILFRSFCNPGTDNVILVPPTYGMYEVSANINDVATRKVNLTDDYQLNLDGIAEAIDGQTKIIFVCSPNNPTGNSINRDDIETLLSNFNGLVVVDEAYINFSRQKTFIQELTEYANLIVLQTLSKAWGLAGLRVGMAFASEEIIEVMNRVKPPYNINEASQQLALQALQNTEQVNSWIKETLAERDKLVLQLKDLDFVVDIYPSDANFILVKTTDAKGIYNFLVQNGIIVRDRSKVELCEGSLRITVGTPQENITLINTLQNFK
- the hisB gene encoding bifunctional histidinol-phosphatase/imidazoleglycerol-phosphate dehydratase HisB gives rise to the protein MSNLKKVLFIDRDGTMISECADEQIDSFDKLTFYPGALTYLPRIAKELDYELVMVTNQDGLGTTAHPDENFFPVHELIMKTFANEGVNFEATFIDRTFAADNAPTRKPGTGMLTQYLDTEKYDLANSFVIGDRLNDVLLAKNLGAKAIWINDGIGMGAKEFTTEEIAAINATIGIKTTEWQKVYEFLKVGKRVIEHRRTTKETDIYIKIDLDGTGEAKVNTGLHFFDHMLDQIARHGSVDLEVVAKGDLHIDEHHTIEDTGIALGEAMATALGNKRGIERYGFCLPMDDCLAQAAIDFGGRNWLMWEADFKREKVGDMPTEMFYHFFKSFTDAAKCNLNIKAEGYNEHHKIEAIFKAFAKAIKMAVRRDVNNMVLPSTKGVL
- the hisH gene encoding imidazole glycerol phosphate synthase subunit HisH gives rise to the protein MEVTEKQDSEIQSSPSRPNASNSIGIVRYGAGNIFSLTSALDRLNIPYGMIHTEADFEHYERYIIPGVGHAGAAMNKLEQTGLVPAIKALKKPTLGICVGMQLMTAYSEEGNADLLNIFPNKTLRFKDNEHYKVPHTGWNRVLQDKENPLFNGIPNGAHFYFVHSYYIEHSNLFTLASTNYTLKYSASIWHDNFYGVQFHPEKSGVFGEKLLANFSKI
- a CDS encoding 1-(5-phosphoribosyl)-5-[(5-phosphoribosylamino)methylideneamino] imidazole-4-carboxamide isomerase, which translates into the protein MYIIPAIDILNKKVVRLREGDYEQVTQYDVSLEEMIERYQSIGTELIHIIDLNGAKGDFSNQQYLFDVIKKTDMKIQYGGGIRSIEKVQELTDAGIARVIVGTQAISNPTFLDELSKAMCGQSKCSDKIVVAIDVLDEVIKYSGWMESSPIKLIDYVDRCLHLGFYRFLCTDINKDGKLGGAGVELYKKLLSHSPFIKLIASGGVSSMKDIEQLNKIKVESCVVGKAIYENRITIDDVKNWNLKSLISI
- the hisF gene encoding imidazole glycerol phosphate synthase subunit HisF; protein product: MASSLAKRIIPCLDVKDGRTVKGVNFVDLRDAGDPVELAWNYSQQGADELVFLDITATHEKRKTLIELVKAVARQINIPFTIGGGINEIADADALLNAGADKISINSAAVRNSALIDELAAAFGVQFVIVAVDTRHIGNTNIVHLNGGRIATDKETLSWIKEAESRGAGEILLTSMDHDGTKAGFDNTLLKVVNDAVRIPVIASGGAGNVQHFIDVFEQTNVDAALAASVFHYGEILIPDLKESLRTRQIEVR
- the hisIE gene encoding bifunctional phosphoribosyl-AMP cyclohydrolase/phosphoribosyl-ATP diphosphatase HisIE, translated to MQIDFTKSPDGLVPVVIQDVQTLEVLMLGYMNKDAYNKTVQENIVTFYSRSKNRLWTKGETSNNFLHVVSIHLDCDNDTILIKAKADGPTCHTGARSCFQTTYNQNFILELENIIEDRYTNPQEGSYINKLRGKGLNKIAQKVGEEGVETVIAALAETETDLINEASDLVFHLLVLLREKGLKLETIAKNLEQRHK